From Brassica oleracea var. oleracea cultivar TO1000 chromosome C3, BOL, whole genome shotgun sequence, a single genomic window includes:
- the LOC106332528 gene encoding metallothionein-like protein type 3, translating into MSDKCGSCDCADKTQCVKKGTSYILDIIETQESYKEAMFMDVGAEENGCQCKCGSTCSCVNCTCC; encoded by the exons ATGTCGGACAAGTGCGGAAGCTGCGACTGTGCTGACAAGACCCAGTGCGT GAAGAAGGGAACCAGCTACATCTTGGACATCATCGAGACTCAGGAGAG CTACAAGGAAGCCATGTTCATGGACGTTGGTGCAGAAGAGAACGGGTGCCAATGCAAGTGTGGATCTACCTGCAGTTGCGTCAACTGCACTTGCTGTTAA
- the LOC106333594 gene encoding expansin-A12-like produces MEMKGKYLVTIILLVSTLSVGMCSNRWIRAHATFYGVNDSPASLGGACGYDNPYHAGFGAHTAALSGALFKSGESCGGCYQVRCDYRADPKWCLRGAAVTVTATNFCPSNNNGGWCNLPRHHFDMSMPAFFRIARRGNEGIVPVFYRRVGCRRRGGVRFTMRGQGTFNMVILSNVGGSGAVKAVAVRGSRGKIWHQMTRNWGANWQSSGDLRGQRLSFRVTLLDRKTMTFLNIVPSSWWFGQTFSSRGQFH; encoded by the exons ATGGAAATGAAGGGGAAATACTTGGTAACGATTATTCTACTGGTTAGTACGTTAAGCGTGGGGATGTGTTCTAATCGTTGGATTAGGGCTCATGCAACGTTTTATGGTGTTAATGATAGCCCTGCTTCACTTG GCGGAGCTTGTGGGTATGACAATCCATACCACGCCGGATTCGGAGCCCATACGGCAGCGCTAAGCGGTGCACTATTCAAAAGCGGCGAGTCATGCGGTGGGTGTTACCAAGTGAGGTGCGACTATCGTGCGGATCCTAAGTGGTGTCTCCGAGGAGCCGCCGTTACGGTGACGGCTACAAACTTTTGTCCGTCGAACAATAACGGAGGTTGGTGCAATCTTCCTCGTCACCATTTTGACATGTCCATGCCCGCTTTCTTCCGCATCGCCCGTCGCGGCAACGAAGGCATCGTCCCCGTCTTCTACCGCCG GGTGGGATGCAGAAGAAGAGGAGGTGTAAGGTTCACGATGAGAGGTCAAGGTACTTTCAATATGGTAATACTCTCAAACGTTGGCGGCAGCGGCGCGGTGAAAGCCGTTGCGGTGAGAGGCTCAAGGGGAAAGATTTGGCATCAGATGACTCGTAACTGGGGTGCCAACTGGCAAAGCTCCGGCGACCTTCGGGGACAGAGGCTCTCCTTTAGAGTTACTCTCCTTGACCGCAAAACGATGACGTTTTTAAATATTGTTCCTTCTTCTTGGTGGTTCGGTCAAACCTTCTCTTCTCGAGGCCAATTTCACTGA